One genomic segment of Myxococcales bacterium includes these proteins:
- a CDS encoding sulfurtransferase, giving the protein MSKAPSLGLAALFVLVGACGGAPAEPATPSSPAAAGAPAHGATPAATPAAATPSAERPYTVIVTADRVKAMMGDAKTVVVDVRSPEDYAKGHIPGAINLHGELWRTPSAKGGKPSHDLFTKADGSIDTAKYDALLGGAGIANDSKVVVYGNHSGKADGSVPAVVLLALGHKDVMFLDGVGLDQWKAAGQPLSTDAKKLAAATYKSAPANLIVGLDHVKKHVAAKDAVLLDTRSAGEFTGTDPRDNKKAGHIPGAVNVNYEELLGKDKTTVNAAQARTLLTSKGVTPDKKVVLYCQTGTRASHSMLVLRELGYTNVSLYDGSFQEWGNREDTAVEK; this is encoded by the coding sequence ATGAGCAAGGCACCCTCTCTTGGTTTGGCAGCCCTCTTCGTCCTCGTCGGCGCATGCGGTGGCGCTCCGGCAGAACCCGCGACGCCGTCGTCGCCGGCCGCGGCTGGGGCTCCGGCTCACGGCGCGACCCCGGCGGCAACGCCCGCGGCGGCGACGCCTTCTGCCGAGCGCCCGTACACGGTCATTGTCACCGCGGACCGCGTGAAGGCCATGATGGGCGACGCGAAGACGGTCGTTGTCGATGTGCGCAGTCCTGAGGACTACGCCAAGGGGCACATCCCCGGCGCCATCAACTTGCACGGCGAGCTTTGGCGAACGCCCTCGGCGAAGGGCGGCAAGCCGAGCCACGATCTGTTCACGAAGGCCGACGGTTCCATCGACACGGCGAAATACGACGCGCTCCTTGGTGGTGCGGGCATCGCGAACGACTCGAAGGTGGTCGTCTATGGCAACCACAGCGGCAAGGCCGACGGCTCGGTTCCCGCGGTGGTGCTCTTGGCCCTCGGGCACAAAGACGTGATGTTCTTGGACGGCGTCGGCCTCGACCAATGGAAGGCCGCGGGCCAGCCCCTCTCGACAGACGCAAAGAAGCTCGCCGCCGCCACGTACAAATCGGCGCCTGCGAACCTCATCGTGGGGCTCGACCACGTGAAGAAGCACGTAGCGGCGAAAGACGCCGTGCTTCTCGACACGCGAAGCGCCGGCGAGTTTACCGGCACCGATCCGCGCGACAACAAGAAGGCGGGTCACATCCCGGGCGCCGTCAACGTCAACTACGAGGAGCTCCTCGGCAAGGACAAGACGACCGTCAACGCCGCGCAAGCACGTACCCTGCTCACGAGCAAAGGCGTGACGCCCGACAAGAAGGTCGTCCTCTATTGTCAGACCGGCACTCGCGCCTCGCACAGCATGCTGGTCCTTCGTGAGCTCGGGTACACCAACGTCTCGCTCTACGACGGCTCCTTCCAGGAGTGGGGCAACCGCGAAGACACGGCCGTCGAGAAGTAG
- a CDS encoding YeeE/YedE family protein — protein MAPLFKYGLFGEGVSLALAILIGFGFGFALERAGFGSAKKLVAQFYLTDLAVFKVMFTAIVTAMLGLYYLAAFGVLDLGMVYVEPTHLLPQTVGGFVLGAGFIIGGYCPGTSIVGIASGRRDALFYLGGMALGIFAFGEGSSFIDAFYQSTPKGVLTLPEAFGLPYGVVVAAVVAMALGCFRLAEWVERRGEKAAKPSPTAAAPAPAE, from the coding sequence ATGGCGCCGCTCTTCAAGTACGGTCTCTTCGGCGAAGGCGTCTCGCTCGCGCTGGCAATCCTCATCGGCTTTGGCTTCGGCTTCGCGCTGGAGCGCGCCGGCTTTGGCAGCGCCAAGAAGCTCGTCGCGCAGTTCTACTTGACCGATCTCGCCGTCTTCAAGGTCATGTTCACAGCCATCGTCACGGCGATGCTCGGCCTCTACTACCTGGCTGCCTTCGGCGTCCTCGATCTCGGCATGGTCTACGTGGAGCCGACGCACCTCCTGCCGCAAACAGTCGGCGGCTTCGTGCTCGGCGCCGGCTTCATCATCGGCGGCTATTGTCCCGGCACCTCCATCGTGGGCATCGCCTCGGGCCGGCGCGACGCGCTCTTCTACCTCGGCGGCATGGCCCTCGGCATCTTCGCCTTCGGCGAGGGGAGCTCGTTCATCGACGCGTTCTACCAGAGCACGCCGAAAGGCGTGCTCACGCTCCCGGAGGCCTTCGGCTTGCCCTATGGTGTGGTCGTCGCGGCGGTCGTGGCGATGGCGCTCGGGTGCTTCCGGCTCGCTGAATGGGTCGAACGGCGCGGCGAGAAGGCCGCGAAGCCTTCGCCCACCGCCGCGGCGCCCGCGCCCGCCGAATGA
- a CDS encoding YeeE/YedE family protein — translation MAEHSDRAPQPFANPYVAGVGLGLVLLGAFVLMGRGIGASGAVASCVAACVNAVSPEHARNVDAFSRYLGTGLHRDWLVLEVLGVALGGYVSARLAGRARATVDKGPNVSVRTRFLLATFGGALVGVGAKLARGCPSGQALTGGAMLNAGSWAFMMAVFAGGYAFASLMRRQWN, via the coding sequence ATGGCGGAACATTCAGACCGCGCGCCTCAGCCCTTCGCCAATCCCTATGTGGCCGGCGTTGGGCTCGGGCTCGTTCTCTTGGGCGCCTTCGTCCTCATGGGACGCGGCATCGGTGCGTCGGGCGCCGTGGCGTCGTGTGTCGCGGCGTGCGTCAACGCCGTCTCACCTGAGCATGCTCGGAACGTAGACGCCTTCTCGCGTTACCTCGGGACCGGCCTCCATCGAGACTGGCTCGTGCTCGAGGTGCTCGGTGTCGCCCTCGGCGGCTACGTGTCGGCGCGCCTCGCGGGTCGCGCTCGCGCGACCGTCGACAAGGGGCCCAACGTCTCGGTCCGGACGCGGTTCCTGCTCGCCACCTTCGGCGGCGCCCTCGTCGGCGTGGGGGCGAAGCTCGCCCGCGGCTGTCCGAGCGGCCAAGCGCTCACGGGCGGCGCCATGCTCAACGCCGGCAGCTGGGCCTTCATGATGGCGGTGTTTGCCGGCGGCTATGCCTTCGCCTCTCTCATGCGGAGGCAGTGGAACTGA